aaCGTGATTCTGTGTTGATCGGTATATCTGTTAAGGGGACTACGACAGTAGAGGTGTAGGTTATAAACATATTAAAAAACATGCACCCTTTTTTTGAATAAGCTTAGTTTTTGAAAAGTTTGAAAGTCCGTagtacaaaacaatttttaagtacattaaaattgtttattatcttttttggtttgtttggcTTTAGTATTTCgagttgacgcagtccgagttaaggtcgtgggcgacaaatgcgcatgcaaccctgtggaacagcgaaacggtcggtagggcggcgaaaatcctatgggggatccagatcgtgagaagacaagactattactgaaaggatgtaagaaggttctcagtatagcttttggtgtcataacgggaaacagggctacgagctcacttatgaaaaaaaatcggtcggcaagtgatggcatgtgtagggcatgtggagaagatgatgagacgttgaaacatttcctttgtcattgctcggcatACACGTCTAACAGATGCCGCCAataaggtggagacacaataccagacatgaacctacttaggggagtggcatggaaaacaattaaggattttgtaagtagcacggaattcctatagatattctttttcgaggttactttttgtatttagagcgcacaacaagcggattactggcttacgtgtatgtccatagtggcatggggcggattaatatcttcacacccttttcaacctaacctaaccttggctTTAGTATTATTAACTAAAAATAGTCTGGACCAAACAACCCCTTTGCAAAggccaacaacctacatcaattagaagtatatatgaaaaatgtaATGCGGATAGCCTCACTCTTTCAAACGTAACCACAATTCGGTTATCTGTTGAACAGATAGACGAATGTGGGTAGGCTGACTTAACCtattaacgacgaatgggtagaaaaatacccaagaatagaactGTCTTAGAAAAAATCTATCTCAAATTAGTTAAGAATTGGCGTAAATTGGATAAaagaaactagtaaaaaaattcCCGTCATATAAGGTCAAGTTTAGGGAGAAATTTGAtttgtcaaaaatcaaaattcttaggattgagatttctggaaaccgtttaagagtcttgttgcattttggtggtttcaatattaaaaaaaaaaaaaataaataaattttgataagcCTTCTAACTACCCTTGAATGCATGTGCGGTTTCAAATCAATGgcattaaaatccacttttcttcgctaaatggtcattaaatattaagaaaattcttttttttataaaagcatattggcttaggaaataaagtttttttaattaaattaaagggtgatttttttgaggttaggattttcatgcattagtatttgacagatcacgtgggatttcagacatggtgtcaaagagaaagatgctcagtatgctttgacatttcatcatgaatagacttactaacgagcaacgcttgcaaatcattgaattttattaccaaaatcagtgttcggttcgaaatgtgttcattcaccgtaacgttgcgtccaacagcatctttgaaaaaatacggtccaatgattccaccagcgtacaaaccacaccaaacagtgcatttttcgggatgcatgggcagttcttgaacggcttctggttgctcttcactccaaatgcggcaattttgcttatttacgtagccattcaaccagaaatgagcctcatcgctgaacaaaatttgtcaaaatttcgaaccgaacactgattttggtaataaaattcaataatttgcaagcgttgctcgttagtaagtctattcatgatgaaatgtcaaagcatactgagcatctttctctttgacaccatgtctgaaatcccacgtgatctgtcaaatactaatgcatgaaaatcctaacctcaaaaaaatcaccctttatttagtgCTTGAAGTCGATTCCGGAGTCGTTGTTGGACTCGAGCAATCTTCCCggagtcgagtaaaaattgctcgaCCGTGGCgcaaaagttagcatgtccgcatatgacgctgaacgcctgggttcgaatcctgacgagaccccaccttatgctggcaacatttgtgaagtactatgccatgtaaaacttctctccaaaaaggtgtcgcactgcgacaggccgttcggactcggctataaaaaggaggccccttattattgagcttaaacttagactctgttccttaatggaatgtacatgggtaaaatttgcatttgtatatataagattcaataattttttaatagaatttaaaaaaattttatgtataaaatGTATTGAAAAGTTCATCTATTTTAATTAAACAATAACGACCAAGATCACtaactttttctttttgtctcTTAATTCGTCCGCCAATTCATTGACAATAGCTGATTTTATAGAGGGAAAACAATAGTTTTCATTGAATTggtgaacgaatcgagtgacaaaaagaatcaatctttttatttttaatggaagCAGAATCTTTTTTACACCCAGCACCAAAAGACTAGCcgctcaacattttttttttgaattctttCTATATATGATGATAAAACTTAGCCAACGTTTTTTATATGgagcattccgcttgaaaagctgaagagaatactcagctttagcCAAAAACATCATTTaggtttaattgaaaaatttttttgttggtaaACAGTTTATGAGATCTTTCCATATATAAGTTGTATTCCCTTTTCGGCCTAATGTTATCCATAGGGATCTTTAGAAGTTCTGAATATGTAATGTAATGAATATGTCAATTATGGTTTGAAACTCGACTTTAGTTGCGTTGACATGCGATAAAAACTCGAACGGTTTGTCAGATTAATTCAATTTAAATGTTTAGTAGTAAAAAAGTTTGCAATTCAATACATAATTCTAAAACAAGCAGCTGGCAACTGAAGTTGCAATCCAAAATTGACCCATATTTTTACACCGCTAATTAAATGAAAGTCCATAtatttgaatgcttctttcgacacttcgaatcaAATTTTGATCAAAGAGTATCACATTGTACCTTCATGCCCAAAACATCAAGATATCAATAACGTTGAAattgtatattttattttatttctaaattttgtATTGTGAAAGCCTACAGTAGGGCTTTCCACTCAATAAAATTACCATATTGAAGATTGCAATTGGAAAGCAAGCAGCGCCGAACCCTTCATATATTAAAATCTGTTTCATTTCATACGACCCCACTGGGGAATGGCCGTAATCCGCGACAGAATGTTGCATCCATAATCCGCTTAATGTCAGCAATCTCACATGTATCACAGGTTTCAGTAAACGGCGAGTGAGTAGATGGGATTTAAAATCAATTGTGTATGAGCTTTACAAAAATAAGAAATGGAGAGGGAGAAAAATGAGCCCTGTTCGTGTATGTATGGCACAAGGCTCAGGTTATAAGCTTACTAATATAATGTCCAAcatatgttttaataaaaatacctTTTTATGTGCTCCCTAAATTCTTTATTTGTGTCTTTTAgtccaaaataaaacacattttgAATTCGATACAATTTcaacagttttttttatttcaatgttaGCGTTATTCAGATTGATGAATTTGGCATATATAGAAAATCTAACATATTAATTATCTTTCTTAAATTCTCCATTCGATTTTTCGCAGAACAATGTGAGATCAGAATAAAAAACTATATGTTAAATTtccaacaaaaaagaaacattttttttgtaacaaaattaTAAGTATGATGGCATTTTTAAAATGCATATACTTTATCGATAAAATGCTAATATATTGCACGAATCTTAATTGGGATGTGTAGCATTTAGCAGTAGCATTCGCTGCTTCCATGGCATAACAACACATTTCCGTTTCATTTTCTCCATAGACATATGCTGTTATGGGTTGTGCCCACATACGGGAgtaaaaatttgtattaaaaagaaaagaaaaatcctATATGTATTTTGTTTCCATGGAGAACTAAGAATATACGATGATTATACTTTTCAGTATTATTCATATGCTAATGTGAGTAGGATGTTAGATTTAATAAGAAGAAGGAAGAAATTGAGTATTCTAatgctttcttttttttagacttagctttttggttttcttttctaGTTTAAACTTTCATTCTATGTACTATAATGCGAAATTTTTCAACTCAAGGCAAGTTTACATTTCCCTTGCTTAAAGGATACCCAAATTAGTGCATAAATGCTTTCACCCATCAACTATAAAGTTCTTCGTGAAAGTCATAAGTAGTACCTAGTTTAGAGATAGAAGAGAAACTTGATTTAGAAGAAAGGGAGGATATTTGACGAGTCCTGTTTAGGAGATAATACCTGCTTTGGTTTTCAATTTTCATGTCCTttaattttaagtcgaatttCAAAAGCCTAATTGTAAGGGAAACGACGACAGCATCCATcaaaatgaattttgttttctcTTAGCCATTTTATAGCTATTTTGACTTTTCCAATTATCTTGTTATAACTTCACAATCATAAACTATCggataatttcttttttaacttTGTCTTGTAATTAATGTTGATTTCATTATATTTGCATAGCTGCATCCATTATGCATTTCTATGTGTTATTTCATTTGCAGATTGCatatatttcattttcaattttcctTCTCGCTTAAAGTGTTGTTATTACTATGTCGCAGTAGGAattttttgaaccaattttctcgtgACTTATTGCCCATATATTCATTGTCGTCTTTTGCTGTGAAGTTAGTGAAAGCATCCTTCATGGCTCTTGCCTTTCGATATGAATAGTTCTTTGTTGCATGATACATATTACGTAAAACGTCAGGCATTTGCTTTTGAGCAACCCAGGATTTGACACTTTGTGGTATGGGCAGACCTGGATCGTCGTAATAAGTCAACACATAATGCACACCGGGCTCTTGAAAGCTACGAAACGGTTTTATTACCATAAAACTCCAATAGTCGGTGACGCGCACTTTGTTCGCATATTGGGGGTAATTTGGATGTGTTGTACCACGATTGGCCACCATCATAAGCTTGCGCTTTTCATCGCATATAAAACGGCGACAGTAGACGTAATCGCGATTGTTGAATAGTTTTGGCCATTGCATTTCCCAGTAGATTAAATGTGAGTTGGTGCCAGGCAAGGGGTCCTCCTCAATCATGTTTAATGCCACAGCGGTATTATCCCATTCCTTTCTATAGTCTAAATCGACTTGCACGTGCATTAGGTCGGCAGCTGATATATCATTAAATCGAGCATATACTTTATAAGAGTACATTGCAGTGCGTTCTTCTCGCCTCCAAATTGAAAATTGATCTTTGCTTATATATGGCTCCCATGGTTGTTCTTCGGCGCTGCGTATCAACGCCTTACCATAAACCGATTCGCCCTCTACTCCATCCTTGCTTATATTGAATATGTGTTTCGGCATGCCTTTTGTTGACCTTCCGCCGCCTCGGGGCGTTGTCATGTTTTTCTTATTGCCCACAAGACAATAGCAGTATTTCATTTTGTACTCTTTGCATAGGTCGCATAGTTTATTCTGCGACAGAGTATTAATGAATTCCACATCGCCTTGGCAACTTTCAAAGTTAGTCAAACTTAGGCGTTCCTTCGACCAGTCGAAACCGGAACCAGCATTTACGGTTAATCCCATCGCCCCCACGGCACTAAGAACCAAATTTTTACCTTTGAATTGAGGCAGTTGACGGTGATAAGAACGTATTAGTAGCCTAAGGCCCTGCGGTCCATAGACCCGATGATAAAATGTAAAAAGCTGCTGCAGTCTACGCGAACGTTGGGCCAGTATGGATTCGCATTGGTAGCACCATGCTTGTAATGTAGCATTGGAACTACGCTTTATATTCAACACGATACGCTTAAACACCATTTTCTAGAGCAACTTTTTCGCTTATTACATTCATTAAAATGAGATGAAGTAAATTGTAATGTTTTTTATTGCTTGCATAACATTGCCCCTTTCACCATCTTCCGACCTTACCACTTACGGTCTGAAATGTAAAACATTTACTGGTGGTGGTTTCTGCCAAAcagttttattatattatttataaatgtttgtttattctttatcgtttttaaaaattgttgttttttctgcaaaaaacaACTTGCCGAATTTGTCCTTACCAAAGACAATGTTTACATTTAATGACAATGTTCTATTGCCTAACCTCACAATAATATATCACCTTTTTAAAAAGCGGTGCAAGTTTGCTTAACCCATTGTAGCCATGTGGTGCGTTTTCTCATCTGTGATTTGGCCAACATTTGCATGctacacagaaagaaaaatgttcatgatattaatgtttttgttataacatcTGTTGGCTTGAGACAGATGGTCTCAGGATTTGACACTTTGGTCTCACGCGGGGTCGTGCGAACATCTGAGCACATTTTTTTCATATGTGTTTCGATTTTGCAATAAAGGCTGCTACTACGTTTTTTTGCgggaaaatttccctaaatcaTTCTTTCAGTTGGTTTCTTTGCCCAAAATGTTGGcatttacatttaaaaaaaatatggcaccaaccaatttatcagctgcttacgtacatgcttacacacaaatgtgagtgtgtgaaccgtactcaaattcatatatgttgttgcaatttcaaccaaaacccacccttcaaaattaataaataatgaaacacaaaactatttaaaaaggaACACTTTcagcttttatttgtaaaaataataaaattttgtagtattttcgtATGTATTAGTTAAATAAACACAACTTTCCAAAAACCTTTGCCAACATCGTCcacttgtttaaaaataatgttAATAGCAAGACCAAAAGACTTTCACACATTTTCTCTCACAATCGTTATTACTTCGTACAGATTTATTACAATAGCTTTTAATGAAAgaaacattaattttttatttattttagaagtatatttattaatatttttatacaaatagttttttatttatgcatccacaaatattttttttttccaccccgagtaaatacatgtgagcaagatcactaacactaacaaacacttagttacaattaacaatttggcgatcgcgtttattttacgTAAGAAAACGACTTGTTGCGCAGCGACAGGGGTTGTGCTCTTTTTAAgcgtcgtgaaatgtaaatCTAGATGATTCTCtagatgaaaaattttttatatatggaatttcaccgcgaaaaccgaatatagtaccaaccttaaGTCAAATGTTAATTGCTTGTtggcatttttttctaaaatcctagaacgatgttttatttgatccgatatgccGCACATAATGGTTTTAATCTATTCGACTTTTCACATGACCAAATGTCAAATTCCATATAAAAGCCTTTAAGCTAAAACATGCGAAATAAATAAAagcctttttttaaatttatgtcTTAAAAGAAGGACTTAATAAGAATGTAAGTTTGAGTTAGCACAAAAAATTGCATGttattatgttaaaaaaaaatatgatattttGTAAAAGTTTTTATCAACAAATCCGAAAGTTGAACAGAATGCTCTGctttagggttggtattctattctgctttcggaatagtggCGGAATCTTTTAATTGTTCCGcaagcggaatttgacagcagtaaaatctttttgtttccattccaaaacacgtttttttatctgcaattttgttttctttatttaatttagttttttttcgcaaataaataaggaaaaacaaaccaaaaatacATACACAAATAATGCTGGCAATGGTTTAAGTGTTgccactttgatatttttttgccgtTTTCCTCACTACAAACCATGACATAACTATCATGACATGACATAAAATATCATAAACGCTTCATGTTTACATTTTCATGTTTTTCTTTCAGCAGGTGTTATCTTGCATTTATCTTGTTGAGTGCATTTTATTGAAAGGAAAAACAATGCaaactaaaaataatttcaactaAGTATTACAGGCAAATGTTTGTGAGAAAAGTGTGTTGTTATACAATGTTAATATTCTTTTTACTCTTTTCAGATTATTAACGTCACAAATCAGAAGACAACGTAATTTAGCCTTCAATTGCCGCCAACCCGTTAGAAGACTTTTGATTAAAGAAACCCAACCTAGGTGTCCTTCCGCAGAAGTTGAATTTCATATCCTTCAAgaggtggttgttgttgtagcagtgtggtgTTTTATCTTTCCGACTGGCAAGCACGTACATAGAGGTGGTAGCCTTAGGTCGATTAAGGACTGCATCGGTACAATCCGGTACGtagaaccggctgtcatgggattgtctTGGTTCGAGTCTTGACGaaaattcataaatattatCTCGTTGAAGGCCGCCGAGGtttgcatatccgcctatgaagccGAAAGCCTGGGTTGAAATACCGgcgtaaacatcagaaaaaaatttcagcggtggttatcctgagatactttgccatgtaaaacttctctcttcaaagaggtgtcgcactactgCACGCCGTGCGGACTCAGCTACAAAAATGAGGCCCATTATCAGTGAGCTTATACtggaatcggattgcactcattgatatgtgtaaagtttgcccctattccttagtgggcatgggcaaaatatgcattttttgcATCTGTTTGGTTTATTAGTACACAAATGTTCGGTTTTCATAAAAAGATgtttttcaacatctgtgtgtGAAATGTCAGAGATTATAGCAAATATTAGCAAATGTAACACTTAGTTATGTTAtgtagctcaatctgtaaagaatgtaccaaatgtCATCAATTGAagcagaaagtaccaaatgttgAACTGACGTACAGTTTCTTCCGCTTGatttttagccaacgtttcgccTACGTTTTGTTATATGGAggttgacagcattccgcttgaaaagctgaatAGCGTACTCAGattaagcaacaaaacagtgtcaACTGATGAAAATACATATataacacatttgaagaaaataggttgtaaaacaaattttatttctaaaaccgcTTAGACATTTAAAGTTATGACATTTGCCAATCAAGATAGCTTCGTTGGGGGTGGATTTTTGTTGTTACGAAAAGAACGCGCTATAATCGGCATGTGTTCTTATGTTTTATATGCTTTTCATAGACATGTTTCTACAggtatgttcgatgaaataagTGCTCACTTTGGGCTGGTACGACGTTCGCTTTTCGCTATTTTAAAGCGAAAAAGtagctgatttcattcagtaagaAATTTCTTCATTATTatggtaaatttttaataaaattgtaattttatcattgatatttgtgtagtgtttcaaaaaagtaatcgcgaacagctgttaacagccggtcaGGTTTGACGGTGTTAAGATGTCAGatatttgtttgcattctctttgttgttatctgctacttgcatattctctgctcatgcacgcacacaggattcactaatagaaggttaggtcacatgcaaaacacaaagtggataggccgcataaacatcattaaggatgtcaaatctgacgattgaaaatgtcatcatataggagaaaacgtaaacaaagaatgaatgtaaaaagagaacaagttgacatcctcaatgccaagtactgccaaatattaaaaaaaaagtatatcggctgatcgcttggcttaaccctattcagtgaatcctggcacACACACGTATACATacacgcaaacaaatttatttgtgtgtgttggcaaatcGTTGCTCAGcctgatgacaagatggcggattggacatatgatttgtggttgttgtcaagatatattcatttaaaggtagtggcagttgctcaacaacaaaatattgagagaaaaaattatactcagctgtctgcggtacactacctggtaattatgtcatggttgttgtaaaaattaaacacactttaattgtttcgccatgtgtGTTATGAAGCCTTCGCCAATTAGATGTACTgcaatatcgaaaaaaaaattaaaaattaaaaaaaatgtactttgctgttcgcatgaccccaccttataagtgcatctaGATAAACTAGAGcaatgcacagttcgtccccagcctttaagtaaaggtggtgtttccgactcggattcagacagcgacggcgTCAATGAAACAGTTATCGCAGACGAATCGAGAGATtagggcagcgggatgacggcagaaaaAAGCAAAGGCTTTGCTAAggtcacaagcagaccgagaaagcgatccggatcACGAACAAAGAGACAGAGGaatatgtaccggcagcgccgggcgaaagtgcaggatgctggaagggatagaactgacattccaagcacttctacggaagctggaaaaagaatcagatctcccgaagagcattacactgctaaaatgctgaagaagaaaagtaCGCttggaaaaccaagccagccatcccccGATGGAGACtacagacagtgtcctgcggaggtagacaaagttggaacaggaatgAAGGAAGCGCACACGACCCTGAGtattcatggaggactgtgacttccaataggaatgcgatatgttcggaaaatctaatcgatgaggttcaggattggatggtctccatggaacactatttctctgaccatcgctacattaggtttagaatagcatggcCAGCGTCGAAtctgataagcttccggaataagttgaaaaccaactggacaaaattcggaaggctactttGAAGAAAACTTGGGCAAAATAATTTAGATtctccaagcatagaagacattgacgaaaatgtcaacagaatTATCTTTGGAAGGTAGTTCTCCTCaccgggaaaggaaatcagcccaagaaaaatcctggaagaaaggggagattcgcaatattgagaAAGTGGTCCGCtgtttttttaacagagcacgtcatacacacggctcaaggaatacaataagataaccAGAGCGACAAAACGTGTCTTCTGGAAACTTTTATGAGAACTGGTCGATAgggttaatgacgccgccaagataaaaagtttctctcaaaaacccatgtcgaaagtgaaactttagtagacgacatgggagtgagaacagagacaacggaggacaatgtgaggcttttgataaaaacgtattttccacaggatacgacgactcacggagacaccggaatcttggaataatgaggttgatcgaaagtttataatttcggaatttatggtaaaggaatccttgaaaagctttaaaacatttaagtcacccagacctgatggaatatttccggcgttaataAAGAAGGAGGCAGACAATCGACGTCCCacatggccaatattttcacagcgtgcctggacatgcatatactccgaaagcctgacagaaggcaagagtggtatttatacccaagcccgacaaggcaagttatgtgacaccaaaggccttcGGACCTATAAGCCTTAGGTCTGAAGgtcaccatgataaagagtaggacatacagcaaactgctcaaatacaaacagcatgcctatgtcaaaggaaagtcggtggagactgccctgcgcgagattgtgcataaaacatacacactggcggtatgctttgacattgagagggctttcaacaatgtgcggaccttATCCTTAGACCAATACTGGTTGGACCAGGTTCTTAGAGACTAGATAATCCATATACTAAGCAACAGGtgtataaattgtgtgtctcatgatataaaaataagggagaaagtggcacaaagcACGCCAccggggggcattttatcgccactcctttgggtgaccaccattaatgacctattacggattctgactgaggaggaatttgcaCCCGTCTGCTACCAGACGatgttaaaatacttcttaggggtaaggatcttcTGCATAACCAGTTATGCAGAAgagccaaaagggtcttgcatatggcatatgactgggctagacccagatctctcagagacttaaggcgatgggagaatggataggggATAGGAACAGCTCATACCCTCGCTTTATAATAATGGTGACGATAATAATGGTGTatcaggataaatttcgcacaattttaattgcaaatgtaatggtCCGAATCAACATTGTTTCTATACTGtggtctttgttgttgttgttgtagcagtttattgtgtactatctttcgtctgcttgattctgttgagtgtcaagacccaggaactccgcgactaagatggggtgcgtccacagggatctgggtctgagtcgagtgggtctggccgggcagttaaacaggtgacgtgtatcgtgcggtccctggttacagtcgggacatacatcttgcacgtcggcatcaatcctagctctgtgggaattgaggcggctgcatctgccggaacgtaattgagccagaatcactctggtttgccgggggaggtcgatttcttcgggtgcaatgggtggcggtcgtactccaaggactacattcacccggtagccagttaacgcgtctgctaccgtgtctgcatgaatgttgttcagacccgcttgatatgccgcttgatctagaggttctctcttatagcgctggacctcacgctctagatcatgtagatctaccttaaggcttctgggcggtgggtatctatccacaagatgatgatttggatgatttctgcgataacagcccaaaaggtattgcttagacagcatgtagttatgtcttcgcactggtaggatctttgtctcctggtggaggtggtccacatgagaactaaggaggcagcccgtcgcagttcggagggcggcattctgacagatctgaatattattccactgcgtgtcacaaagctgacgtgaccacactggcgctgcataacttaccacagaccggccaattgctttgtacgtggtcaacaaggtttctttgtctgcaccccaagtgctgccagcgagtgacttgaggaccttgtttctacttttgactttattgcagattgctgtggcatgtggggagaaagtgtaggagctgtcaaatgtgacgccaagtattttgggacacttgatggtcggaatcaattctccatcgaccatcacagtcagctcagaattcacctcacgcgtatttgtagtgaacagtgtggctgaagatttggtggcggatatcttcagatttcttgcagcgaaatatgaggcaagctcgttgaggtagacgttcaacctgtcgcagatgtcatcaatgggtggggggcctgatgccaggatcgtacagtcgtccgcatatgatacgatctctatgccgtctggaggaggtgggatggaggaaaggtagaggttaaacagagccggagatatcaccccgccttggggaactccctgtttcactctacggtgttttgacttcttatccctaaattccacaaatgactggcggccacacagataattcgcgacccaacgtttaaggcctggctggagggacgtgttggcgatgtcctcaaataatttggcatggctgaccgtgtcgaatgccttcgataggtccaatgccacgaggaccgtcctatcacatggcctgggttgattgaagccacggcaaatgtgtgtggtgatggcatgcaaagctgttgttgtgctgtgcagtctccgaaatccgtgttgatgctcggcgaatggaaattctcctacgaggctcgggaggagtaatgcctcaagcgtcttagccactggtgagagaagggagatcggtctgtacgactcccccaaactcgggtctttaccaggcttcagtagcgggatcactctgcccattttccagacatcgggaactataagagtgttcaatgacaggttaaggacagtggtaaggtactcaactccaggtaa
The Stomoxys calcitrans chromosome 3, idStoCalc2.1, whole genome shotgun sequence genome window above contains:
- the LOC106086332 gene encoding stAR-related lipid transfer protein 7, mitochondrial produces the protein MVFKRIVLNIKRSSNATLQAWCYQCESILAQRSRRLQQLFTFYHRVYGPQGLRLLIRSYHRQLPQFKGKNLVLSAVGAMGLTVNAGSGFDWSKERLSLTNFESCQGDVEFINTLSQNKLCDLCKEYKMKYCYCLVGNKKNMTTPRGGGRSTKGMPKHIFNISKDGVEGESVYGKALIRSAEEQPWEPYISKDQFSIWRREERTAMYSYKVYARFNDISAADLMHVQVDLDYRKEWDNTAVALNMIEEDPLPGTNSHLIYWEMQWPKLFNNRDYVYCRRFICDEKRKLMMVANRGTTHPNYPQYANKVRVTDYWSFMVIKPFRSFQEPGVHYVLTYYDDPGLPIPQSVKSWVAQKQMPDVLRNMYHATKNYSYRKARAMKDAFTNFTAKDDNEYMGNKSRENWFKKFLLRHSNNNTLSEKEN